The Flavobacterium sp. K5-23 genome segment ATTGTTCTCAGGCCCCAATTCGTAACTTCCAGGAAGAGGTTCTCTATAACTCCATTCTACAGAGCGTTCTAATTCTTGAGCATTTAATTTGGCTACCATAGTAACCAACATTATTAATGTAAATAAAATAATTTTTTGCATGATTTCGATTTTTGATTGATGATTATTTACTCTTCGTAATTCCTATTGGCCACAGCCGTTTTTAAAACATTAAACTTTTTACTGATTTTATCTAAAGCTGATTCTCTATACGATTGATTTAATTCTGTTTCAACACTTGACAACAAACTGCTTGGATCTACAGATGTACCTTTTCTGTTTTTCTCAATTGTTTTATCAGTAGTCTTTGAGTCAAGTTTAATATTACTAACTGCTGCTAATAAATTTTCTGCAGTAATGTATTTATTTTTGTTAGTTGATTGATAAACTTTGCTTTCAGAAGAACTAACTATAGTAGCATTTTCTTTTGACACATTACTAATTGAAACGACCTTTACTTTATCCTTAACTTGATTTGGCTGTCCCTTAGCATTAGTGTTTTCAGCAATAACTTGCCGAACCACAACACTCCTATTAGCATTATGGGAAGGCGTAACCGTTTCATTAATAGTCGAACTCTTATACTGTTTATTAATCGTTGGAGTTTCCTCTATTACCACTGATTTGTCACTATTTACAACATTGGGTTCTTTAAGATTTAAAAACACCGAACTTATGATTAATAACCCAACAAAACTGGCAGCAATATAAATCCATTTATAATTGTGCTTTTCATTCGTTTTATCTTTAGCATCTAGCATCGCTTCTAATTGACCCCAGGCTTGCGCCGATGGTTGTATCGTTCTGACCTCTAATTTTTGTTGTATTTCAAAATCCAATTTATTCGGTTCCATACTCGTAATTTTTTGTGGTATTGATCTGCTTTTGCAAAATTTTCCTGGCATGCGATAACTGCGATTTAGATGTTCCTTCATTAATCCCTAACATCTCAGCAATTTCCTTGTGCTTATATCCTTCTATCGCATATAAATTGAAAATCATTTTATAACCGTCAGGCAAACTGTCTATCAAAAACTGAATGTCTTCTATAGAAAACTGACTTTCAATGTTATTATAGCTTTCTTCGAAAAAAGTCTCATCGTCAGTAAACTTTATATTTTTTTGTACGCGAATAAAAGAAATACACTCATTCACCATAATCCTCCTTATCCAGCCTTCAAAGCTTCCAATATTCATGAAATTTTTCAGATTAGTAAAGACTTTCATAAAAGCGGTTAACATAACATCTTCTGCCTGATGTATGTCTTTTATATACTGCCTGCAAACACTTAACATTTTTGGAGAAAACAAAGTATAAATCCTTTGTTGCGCTTGTCGATTATTATCGACAGCCAGCAGAATGAGTTCTTGTTCTTCTTGATGTAAATTGATTACTTTCATAAATAATTGAAATGACTAAATTCAATTTTGATATTAATTATTGCTATTGCAAATGTTTTTTTGATATTGAATAAGACTTCTATTAACATAGACGAGTTCGATGGCATAAAGGTTGCATCGTCAATAAAAAAATATTGTAACTAGGTATTTAACCAACTCCGATTCAGCTTTAACTACCTGTGTTTAAATGAATTAAAACACTAAAGAATTTGAAAAATTATTTCGTTTTAAAGGCATATACTCTACTTCTTTCTTTCAATAACGTAATTCACCATCAAAATTAGGGCAACTTTGAACTCGGAATCCGGATAGTTATCCAGGAGTAATAATGCTTCTTGCTGAAATTCAATCATTTTACTTTCGGCGTAAACCAAACCATTATTGTCTTTTACAAAAGCAATCACTTCTTTTACTCTTTTCTTATCCTTGTTGTGATTTTTAATGGAATTGATAAGCCATGCTTTTTCTTTAGAGGTGCAA includes the following:
- a CDS encoding RNA polymerase sigma factor, with the translated sequence MKVINLHQEEQELILLAVDNNRQAQQRIYTLFSPKMLSVCRQYIKDIHQAEDVMLTAFMKVFTNLKNFMNIGSFEGWIRRIMVNECISFIRVQKNIKFTDDETFFEESYNNIESQFSIEDIQFLIDSLPDGYKMIFNLYAIEGYKHKEIAEMLGINEGTSKSQLSHARKILQKQINTTKNYEYGTE